In Oryza sativa Japonica Group chromosome 3, ASM3414082v1, one DNA window encodes the following:
- the LOC9271916 gene encoding probable galactinol--sucrose galactosyltransferase 2, whose translation MTVTPRITVAEGRLVAHGRTILTGVADNIALTHASGAGLVDGAFVGATADEPKSLHVFTFGTLRDLRFMCCFRFKLWWMTQRMGTSGRDVPLETQFMLLESRDGGGGGEAVYVVMLPLLEGQFRAALQGNDRDELEICIESGDKAVQTAQGTYMVYVHAGANPFDTITQAVKVVERHLQTFHHREKKKLPSFLDWFGWCTWDAFYTDVTADGVKQGLQSLAEGGTPPRFLIIDDGWQQIGSENKEDAGNAVVQEGAQFASRLIGIKENTKFQKTTTTAMADGGETAASAAGLKALVEEAKKEHGVKYVYVWHAMAGYWGGVKPAAEGMEHYESAVAFPVQSPGVMGNQPDIVMDSLSVLGLGLVHPRMALAFYGELHAYLASCGVDGVKVDAQNIIETLGAGHGGRVSLTRAFHRALEASVARSFPDNGCISCMCHNTDMLYSARQTAVVRASDDFYPLDPASHTIHISSVAYNTLFLGEFMQPDWDMFHSLHPAAEYHGAARAIGGCPIYVSDKPGNHNFELLKKLVLPDGSVLRARLPGRPTRDCLFVDPARDGASLLKIWNVNKCTGVVGVFNCQGAGWCRITKKTRVHDAAPGTLTGSVRADDVDAIADVAGTGWTGDAVVYAHRSGELIRLPKGATLPVTLKVLEFELFHVCPVMTVAPGGGGGGVTFAPIGLLDMFNSGGAVEECDVVRALDAAGEAEAEAEAAVVRLRARGCGRFGAYSSRRPARCALDAVEVEFSYDADTGLVALDVPVPAHELYKWTVEIQV comes from the exons ATGACGGTGACGCCGAGGATAAcggtggcggaggggaggcTGGTGGCGCATGGCCGGACCATCCTCACCGGCGTGGCGGACAACATCGCGCTGACGCACGCCTCCGGCGCCGGGCTCGTCGACGGCGCCTTCGtcggcgccaccgccgacgagccCAAGAGCCTTCACGTCTTCACCTTCGGCACCCTCCG ggATTTGAGGTTCATGTGCTGCTTCCGGTTCAAGCTATGGTGGATGACCCAGCGGATGGGCACGTCCGGCCGCGACGTCCCGCTGGAGACACAGTTCATGCTCCTCGAgagccgcgacggcggcggcggcggcgaggcggtgtaCGTCGTGATGCTGCCGCTGCTGGAGGGGCAGTTCCGGGCGGCGCTGCAGGGCAACGACCGCGACGAGCTCGAGATCTGCATCGAGAGCG GTGACAAGGCGGTGCAGACGGCGCAGGGGACGTACATGGTGTACGTGCACGCCGGGGCCAATCCCTTCGACACCATCACCCAAGCCGTCAA GGTGGTGGAGAGGCATCTGCAGACGTTCCACCACCGGGAGAAGAAAAAG TTGCCGTCGTTCTTGGACTGGTTCGGGTGGTGCACATGGGACGCCTTCTACACCGACGTCACCGCCGATGGCGTCAAGCAAGGCCTCCAAAG CTTGGCGGAAGGCGGCACGCCGCCGCGGTTCTTGATCATCGACGACGGGTGGCAGCAGATCGGCAGCGAGAACAAGGAGGATGCCGGCAATGCCGTCGTCCAAGAAGGCGCCCA GTTCGCGAGCAGGTTGATCGGGATCAAGGAGAACACCAAGTTccagaagacgacgacgacggcaatggcggatggcggcgagacggcggcgtcggcggcggggctgAAGGCGttggtggaggaggcgaagaAGGAGCACGGGGTGAAGTACGTGTACGTGTGGCACGCCATGGCGGGGTACTGGGGCGGCGtgaagccggcggcggaggggatggAGCACTACGAGAGCGCGGTGGCGTTCCCGGTGCAGTCGCCGGGGGTGATGGGGAACCAGCCGGACATCGTCATGGACTCCCTCTCCgtgctcggcctcggcctcgtccACCCGCGCATGGCGCTCGCCTTCTACGGCGAGCTCCACGCCTACCTGGCGTCgtgcggcgtcgacggcgtcaAGGTGGACGCGCAGAACATCATCGAGACGCTCGGCGCCGGGCACGGCGGCCGCGTGTCGCTCacgcgcgcgttccaccgcgcgCTGGAGGCGTCCGTGGCGCGCAGCTTCCCCGACAACGGCTGCATCTCCTGCATGTGCCACAACACCGACATGCTCTACAGCGCCAGGCAGACCGCCGTCGTGCGCGCCTCCGACGACTTCTACCCTCTCGACCCGGCGTCGCACACCATCCACATCTCCTCCGTCGCCTACAACACCCTCTTCCTCGGCGAGTTCATGCAGCCCGACTGGGACATGTTCCAC AGCTTGCACCCGGCGGCGGAGTaccacggcgcggcgcgggcgatCGGCGGCTGCCCGATCTACGTCAG TGACAAGCCGGGTAACCACAACTTCGAGCTGCTCAAGAAGCTCGTCCTCCCCGACGGCTCCGTGCTCCGGGCACGGCTCCCCGGCCGCCCCACCCGCGACTGCCTCTTTGTCGACCCGGCCCGCGACGGCGCAAG CTTGCTCAAGATATGGAACGTGAACAAGTGCACCGGCGTGGTGGGCGTGTTCAACTGCCAGGGCGCCGGCTGGTGCCGGATCACCAAGAAGACGCGCGTCCACGACGCGGCGCCGGGGACGCTCACCGGGTCAGTCCgcgccgacgacgtcgacgccaTCGCCGACGTCGCCGGCACGGGCTGGACCGGCGACGCCGTCGTGTACGCCCACAGATCAG GTGAGCTGATCAGGTTGCCCAAGGGAGCGACGCTGCCGGTGACGCTCAAGGTGCTGGAGTTCGAGCTGTTCCATGTCTGCCCCGTCATGACGGtggcgccgggcggcggcggcggcggcgttacgTTCGCGCCGATCGGCCTGCTCGACATGTTCAACTCCGGCGGAGCGGTGGAGGAATGCGACGTCGTCCGTGCCCTCGACGCCGcaggcgaggccgaggccgaggccgaggccgccgtcgtgcgCCTTAGGGCCCGTGGCTGCGGCCGGTTCGGCGCCTACTCctcccggcggccggcgcggtgcgcGCTGGACGCCGTGGAGGTGGAGTTCAGCTACGACGCCGACACGGGGCTCGTCGCGCTCGACGTCCCCGTGCCGGCACATGAGTTGTACAAATGGACCGTGGAGATCCAGGTCTAG
- the LOC4334521 gene encoding dirigent protein 15 yields the protein MRAPSFFFLSLLLLLLLIHISIHCNAADSQLGSEKVTNLLFYLHDTLSGKDPTAVPVARAENAVPKPDNPVPFSTIYVVDDLLTEGPQRESKVVGNAQGMYISTAKKGLTLVLGIDFELTDGPYKGSSFVVYSRNPVMQGNGRELAIVGGRGLFRMARGFALLQTVYLDNVNGDAIIEYNVTLLHH from the coding sequence ATGAGAGCCccatccttcttcttcctctccctcctcctcctcctcctcctcatccacaTCTCCATCCATTGCAATGCTGCAGATTCCCAGCTAGGTTCAGAGAAGGTCACCAACCTCCTCTTCTACCTGCACGACACCCTCAGTGGGAAGGATCCAACTGCTGTCCCAGTTGCTCGTGCTGAGAACGCTGTACCCAAGCCTGATAATCCGGTACCCTTCAGCACGATCTATGTGGTCGATGATCTGCTGACAGAGGGGCCTCAGAGAGAATCCAAGGTGGTTGGGAATGCGCAGGGGATGTACATTTCGACAGCCAAGAAAGGGCTCACGCTTGTTCTTGGGATCGATTTCGAGCTCACTGATGGCCCCTACAAAGGCAGCTCGTTCGTCGTGTACTCGCGGAACCCGGTCATGCAGGGGAATGGCAGGGAGCTCGCCATTGTTGGTGGCCGTGGTTTGTTCAGGATGGCTCGAGGTTTCGCCTTGCTTCAGACTGTTTATCTGGACAACGTGAACGGCGATGCGATCATAGAGTATAATGTGACTCTCTTGCACCAttga
- the LOC4334522 gene encoding uncharacterized protein produces the protein MRAKKMFFGFSVSLILINLASIMERADENLLPAVYKEVSAAFNAGPTDLGYLTFLMNFLKSIASPLAGVLALQYDRPAVLAIGTVFWAVSTGAVGVSQYFQQVAFWRAVNGLGLAIVIPALQSFIADSYKDGTRGAGFGLLSLIGSIGGIGGSILATIMAGRDYWGLPGWRFAFLMVAFLSLLIGLLVYFYTVDPRKVSPSHFGDDEDHHERSHLIGNGIFPPQSIWKDSWIAARSVMKVRTFQIIVLQGIVGSLPWTAVVFFTMWFELIGFDNSSSAALNSMFAIGCASGSFLGGVIADRLSKYYPDSARIMCAQFSAFMGIPFSWILLTVIPQSVDYWSAFAVTLFLMGITISWCATCANNPMFAEVVPPKHRTMIYAFDRAFEGSFASLAAPAVGMVTEKIYGYNAKTVNLENGSVAGAYALSRGLLTMMIVPFGLCFLFYSPLYFVFKRDRENVRRLPSVKEQELI, from the exons ATGAG GGCAAAGAAGATGTTTTTTGGTTTTTCCGTTTCTCTTATCCTCATCAACCTAGCTTCCATAATGGAGCGGGCTGATGAGAATCTCCTTCCGGCAGTTTACAAGGAAGTCAGTGCTGCTTTCAACGCTGGTCCTACTGATCTGGGGTATCTTACGTTTCTAATGAACTTTCTCAAGTCAATAGCATCTCCCTTGGCAGGTGTCCTTGCACTTCAATATGATCGCCCTGCAGTTCTTGCTATAGGGACAGTCTTCTGGGCTGTATCAACAGGGGCTGTTGGTGTCAGCCAGTATTTTCAGCAGGTTGCATTCTGGAGAGCTGTGAATGGTCTTGGACTAGCCATTGTAATACCGGCACTTCAATCCTTCATTGCTGATAGCTACAAAGATGGTACACGCGGAGCAGGGTTTGGCTTGTTAAGCCTCATTGGTTCAATAGGTGGTATAGGTGGAAGTATTTTAGCAACAATCATGGCTGGTAGGGATTACTGGGGATTGCCAGGATGGAGGTTTGCATTTCTAATGGTTGCATTTCTTAGCTTGTTAATTGGGCTTCTTGTCTACTTTTACACGGTTGATCCTAGAAAAGTGTCTCCAAGCCATTTTGGTGATGACGAGGACCACCATGAGAG GTCGCATTTGATCGGTAATGGTATTTTTCCTCCACAGTCCATCTGGAAGGATTCCTGGATAGCAGCAAGATCTGTCATGAAAGTGCGAACATTTCAAATCATTGTCTTGCAGGGCATAGTTGGCTCATTGCCATGGACTGCTGTAGTTTTCTTCACAATGTGGTTTGAGCTCATTG GTTTTGACAATAGCAGTTCAGCAGCGCTAAACAGCATGTTTGCTATCGGTTGTGCCAGTGGATCATTTCTAGGCGGAGTAATTGCAGACCGTCTGTCAAAATACTATCCTGATTCAGCTCGCATCATGTGTGCTCAGTTTAGCGCCTTCATGGGTATCCCTTTCTCTTGGATCCTCCTTACAGTCATTCCTCAGTCAGTCGACTACTGGTCTGCTTTTGCTGTCACTCTCTTCTTGATGGGGATTACCATCAGCTGGTGCGCTACTTGCGCAAACAACCCCATGTTTGCGGAGGTAGTCCCTCCCAAGCACCGCACGATGATCTATGCCTTCGACCGCGCGTTCGAGGGTTCATTTGCCTCCCTGGCTGCTCCTGCTGTTGGCATGGTCACTGAGAAGATCTATGGCTACAACGCAAAGACCGTCAATCTGGAAAATGGATCGGTAGCAGGGGCGTATGCACTCTCGAGGGGGCTATTGACAATGATGATTGTTCCTTTTGGCCTGTGCTTCTTGTTCTACAGCCCACTGTACTTTGTGTTCAAGCGCGATCGAGAAAATGTTAGAAGATTGCCTAGTGTCAAGGAGCAGGAGCTAATATGA
- the LOC4334523 gene encoding DNA-binding protein EMBP-1 isoform X2 — protein sequence MASSAASPSSSKSDDERRQDGDRDTRDPAASSSAAAAAAQTHAEWAASMQAYYAAAAAAAGGHPYAWPPPQQQQQHLMAAYGAPVPFPLYHPGAYYAHASMAASVPPMAGCAVPSAAAEGKSKRKTSGGPSGEDSSGSGDGGSEDSSERRDDADEKGLSPAKWRKLGHPDIEGETSQAAAMSEQNPVKAAPNLNIGMDIWSNSTMAAMPSGQVEVNAGTHLRRDKALSQMDERELKRERRKQSNRESARRSRLRKQQECEELSQKVTELTAVNSTLMTELDKLKKDCEDMEAENSQLMDEMVQSEGSSVIATLSVKIDTSKDRHGSSSQLNKHTNDDSKG from the exons ATGGCATCCTCGGCCGCCTCCCCGTCCTCGTCCAAGTccgacgacgagcggcggcaggaCGGGGACAGGGACACCCGGGACCCAGCGGCATCAtcgtcggcggccgcggccgcggcgcagaCGCACGCGGAGTGGGCGGCGTCGATGCAGGCGTActacgcggccgccgccgccgccgccggtggccaccCTTACGCCTGGCCCCCGCCGCAG cagcagcagcagcatctcaTGGCGGCGTACGGCGCGCCGGTGCCGTTCCCGTTGTACCACCCTGGAGCTTACTACGCGCACGCGTCCATGGCCGCG AGCGTGCCTCCCATGGCTGGTTGCGCCGTGCCAtctgcggcggcggaagggaagAGCAAGAGGAAGACTTCCGGTGGCCCCTCCGGCGAGGACTCCTCCGGGAG TGGCGACGGTGGGAGCGAGGATTCATCGGAGAGGAGAGATGATGCTGACGAGAAG GGTTTGTCACCTGCAAAGTGGAGAAAATTGGGTCATCCAGACATAGAAG GTGAAACATCTCAGGCTGCTGCCATGTCTGAGCAGAATCCTGTGAAGGCGGCACCGAATTTGAATATCGGGATGGATATTTGGAGCAATTCTACAATGGCCGCCATGCCCTCAGGACAGGTGGAGGTGAATGCTGGGACGCATTTGCGGCGAGACAAGGCTTTGTCTCAGATG GATGAACGAGAActgaagagggagaggagaaaacAATCTAACAGAGAGTCTGCGAGGAGATCGAGACTACGGAAGCAG CAAGAATGTGAGGAGTTGTCCCAGAAGGTAACTGAACTGACAGCCGTAAACAGCACACTCATGACAGAACTCGACAAGCTTAAGAAGGACTGTGAAGACATGGAAGCGGAAAATTCGCAGCTAATG GATGAGATGGTGCAGTCCGAGGGCTCTAGTGTTATAGCCACTTTGAGCGTCAAGATTGACACGTCAAAAGACCGCCATGGTAGCAGTAGCCAGCTAAATAAGCACACAAATGATGACAGCAAAGGGTAG
- the LOC4334523 gene encoding DNA-binding protein EMBP-1 isoform X5 gives MASSAASPSSSKSDDERRQDGDRDTRDPAASSSAAAAAAQTHAEWAASMQAYYAAAAAAAGGHPYAWPPPQQQQQQQHLMAAYGAPVPFPLYHPGAYYAHASMAASVPPMAGCAVPSAAAEGKSKRKTSGGPSGEDSSGSGDGGSEDSSERRDDADEKGLSPAKWRKLGHPDIEGETSQAAAMSEQNPVKAAPNLNIGMDIWSNSTMAAMPSGQVEVNAGTHLRRDKALSQMDERELKRERRKQSNRESARRSRLRKQQECEELSQKVTELTAVNSTLMTELDKLKKDCEDMEAENSQLMDEMVQSEGSSVIATLSVKIDTSKDRHGSSSQLNKHTNDDSKG, from the exons ATGGCATCCTCGGCCGCCTCCCCGTCCTCGTCCAAGTccgacgacgagcggcggcaggaCGGGGACAGGGACACCCGGGACCCAGCGGCATCAtcgtcggcggccgcggccgcggcgcagaCGCACGCGGAGTGGGCGGCGTCGATGCAGGCGTActacgcggccgccgccgccgccgccggtggccaccCTTACGCCTGGCCCCCGCCGCAG cagcagcagcagcagcagcatctcaTGGCGGCGTACGGCGCGCCGGTGCCGTTCCCGTTGTACCACCCTGGAGCTTACTACGCGCACGCGTCCATGGCCGCG AGCGTGCCTCCCATGGCTGGTTGCGCCGTGCCAtctgcggcggcggaagggaagAGCAAGAGGAAGACTTCCGGTGGCCCCTCCGGCGAGGACTCCTCCGGGAG TGGCGACGGTGGGAGCGAGGATTCATCGGAGAGGAGAGATGATGCTGACGAGAAG GGTTTGTCACCTGCAAAGTGGAGAAAATTGGGTCATCCAGACATAGAAG GTGAAACATCTCAGGCTGCTGCCATGTCTGAGCAGAATCCTGTGAAGGCGGCACCGAATTTGAATATCGGGATGGATATTTGGAGCAATTCTACAATGGCCGCCATGCCCTCAGGACAGGTGGAGGTGAATGCTGGGACGCATTTGCGGCGAGACAAGGCTTTGTCTCAGATG GATGAACGAGAActgaagagggagaggagaaaacAATCTAACAGAGAGTCTGCGAGGAGATCGAGACTACGGAAGCAG CAAGAATGTGAGGAGTTGTCCCAGAAGGTAACTGAACTGACAGCCGTAAACAGCACACTCATGACAGAACTCGACAAGCTTAAGAAGGACTGTGAAGACATGGAAGCGGAAAATTCGCAGCTAATG GATGAGATGGTGCAGTCCGAGGGCTCTAGTGTTATAGCCACTTTGAGCGTCAAGATTGACACGTCAAAAGACCGCCATGGTAGCAGTAGCCAGCTAAATAAGCACACAAATGATGACAGCAAAGGGTAG
- the LOC4334523 gene encoding DNA-binding protein EMBP-1 isoform X1 has protein sequence MASSAASPSSSKSDDERRQDGDRDTRDPAASSSAAAAAAQTHAEWAASMQAYYAAAAAAAGGHPYAWPPPQQQQQQHLMAAYGAPVPFPLYHPGAYYAHASMAASVPPMAGCAVPSAAAEGKSKRKTSGGPSGEDSSGSGDGGSEDSSERRDDADEKGLSPAKWRKLGHPDIEGETSQAAAMSEQNPVKAAPNLNIGMDIWSNSTMAAMPSGQVEVNAGTHLRRDKALSQMDERELKRERRKQSNRESARRSRLRKQQECEELSQKVTELTAVNSTLMTELDKLKKDCEDMEAENSQLMDEMVQSEGSSVIATLSVKIDTSKDRHGSSSQLNKHTNDDSKG, from the exons ATGGCATCCTCGGCCGCCTCCCCGTCCTCGTCCAAGTccgacgacgagcggcggcaggaCGGGGACAGGGACACCCGGGACCCAGCGGCATCAtcgtcggcggccgcggccgcggcgcagaCGCACGCGGAGTGGGCGGCGTCGATGCAGGCGTActacgcggccgccgccgccgccgccggtggccaccCTTACGCCTGGCCCCCGCCGCAG cagcagcagcagcagcatctcaTGGCGGCGTACGGCGCGCCGGTGCCGTTCCCGTTGTACCACCCTGGAGCTTACTACGCGCACGCGTCCATGGCCGCG AGCGTGCCTCCCATGGCTGGTTGCGCCGTGCCAtctgcggcggcggaagggaagAGCAAGAGGAAGACTTCCGGTGGCCCCTCCGGCGAGGACTCCTCCGGGAG TGGCGACGGTGGGAGCGAGGATTCATCGGAGAGGAGAGATGATGCTGACGAGAAG GGTTTGTCACCTGCAAAGTGGAGAAAATTGGGTCATCCAGACATAGAAG GTGAAACATCTCAGGCTGCTGCCATGTCTGAGCAGAATCCTGTGAAGGCGGCACCGAATTTGAATATCGGGATGGATATTTGGAGCAATTCTACAATGGCCGCCATGCCCTCAGGACAGGTGGAGGTGAATGCTGGGACGCATTTGCGGCGAGACAAGGCTTTGTCTCAGATG GATGAACGAGAActgaagagggagaggagaaaacAATCTAACAGAGAGTCTGCGAGGAGATCGAGACTACGGAAGCAG CAAGAATGTGAGGAGTTGTCCCAGAAGGTAACTGAACTGACAGCCGTAAACAGCACACTCATGACAGAACTCGACAAGCTTAAGAAGGACTGTGAAGACATGGAAGCGGAAAATTCGCAGCTAATG GATGAGATGGTGCAGTCCGAGGGCTCTAGTGTTATAGCCACTTTGAGCGTCAAGATTGACACGTCAAAAGACCGCCATGGTAGCAGTAGCCAGCTAAATAAGCACACAAATGATGACAGCAAAGGGTAG
- the LOC4334523 gene encoding DNA-binding protein EMBP-1 isoform X3: protein MASSAASPSSSKSDDERRQDGDRDTRDPAASSSAAAAAAQTHAEWAASMQAYYAAAAAAAGGHPYAWPPPQQQQHLMAAYGAPVPFPLYHPGAYYAHASMAASVPPMAGCAVPSAAAEGKSKRKTSGGPSGEDSSGSGDGGSEDSSERRDDADEKGLSPAKWRKLGHPDIEGETSQAAAMSEQNPVKAAPNLNIGMDIWSNSTMAAMPSGQVEVNAGTHLRRDKALSQMDERELKRERRKQSNRESARRSRLRKQQECEELSQKVTELTAVNSTLMTELDKLKKDCEDMEAENSQLMDEMVQSEGSSVIATLSVKIDTSKDRHGSSSQLNKHTNDDSKG, encoded by the exons ATGGCATCCTCGGCCGCCTCCCCGTCCTCGTCCAAGTccgacgacgagcggcggcaggaCGGGGACAGGGACACCCGGGACCCAGCGGCATCAtcgtcggcggccgcggccgcggcgcagaCGCACGCGGAGTGGGCGGCGTCGATGCAGGCGTActacgcggccgccgccgccgccgccggtggccaccCTTACGCCTGGCCCCCGCCGCAG cagcagcagcatctcaTGGCGGCGTACGGCGCGCCGGTGCCGTTCCCGTTGTACCACCCTGGAGCTTACTACGCGCACGCGTCCATGGCCGCG AGCGTGCCTCCCATGGCTGGTTGCGCCGTGCCAtctgcggcggcggaagggaagAGCAAGAGGAAGACTTCCGGTGGCCCCTCCGGCGAGGACTCCTCCGGGAG TGGCGACGGTGGGAGCGAGGATTCATCGGAGAGGAGAGATGATGCTGACGAGAAG GGTTTGTCACCTGCAAAGTGGAGAAAATTGGGTCATCCAGACATAGAAG GTGAAACATCTCAGGCTGCTGCCATGTCTGAGCAGAATCCTGTGAAGGCGGCACCGAATTTGAATATCGGGATGGATATTTGGAGCAATTCTACAATGGCCGCCATGCCCTCAGGACAGGTGGAGGTGAATGCTGGGACGCATTTGCGGCGAGACAAGGCTTTGTCTCAGATG GATGAACGAGAActgaagagggagaggagaaaacAATCTAACAGAGAGTCTGCGAGGAGATCGAGACTACGGAAGCAG CAAGAATGTGAGGAGTTGTCCCAGAAGGTAACTGAACTGACAGCCGTAAACAGCACACTCATGACAGAACTCGACAAGCTTAAGAAGGACTGTGAAGACATGGAAGCGGAAAATTCGCAGCTAATG GATGAGATGGTGCAGTCCGAGGGCTCTAGTGTTATAGCCACTTTGAGCGTCAAGATTGACACGTCAAAAGACCGCCATGGTAGCAGTAGCCAGCTAAATAAGCACACAAATGATGACAGCAAAGGGTAG
- the LOC4334523 gene encoding DNA-binding protein EMBP-1 isoform X4 gives MASSAASPSSSKSDDERRQDGDRDTRDPAASSSAAAAAAQTHAEWAASMQAYYAAAAAAAGGHPYAWPPPQQQQQQQHLMAAYGAPVPFPLYHPGAYYAHASMAASVPPMAGCAVPSAAAEGKSKRKTSGGPSGEDSSGSGDGGSEDSSERRDDADEKGLSPAKWRKLGHPDIEGETSQAAAMSEQNPVKAAPNLNIGMDIWSNSTMAAMPSGQVEVNAGTHLRRDKALSQMDERELKRERRKQSNRESARRSRLRKQERPTSFCHPPNYPVTFYGLTNVRKYLLRESYQPSINLG, from the exons ATGGCATCCTCGGCCGCCTCCCCGTCCTCGTCCAAGTccgacgacgagcggcggcaggaCGGGGACAGGGACACCCGGGACCCAGCGGCATCAtcgtcggcggccgcggccgcggcgcagaCGCACGCGGAGTGGGCGGCGTCGATGCAGGCGTActacgcggccgccgccgccgccgccggtggccaccCTTACGCCTGGCCCCCGCCGCAG cagcagcagcagcagcagcatctcaTGGCGGCGTACGGCGCGCCGGTGCCGTTCCCGTTGTACCACCCTGGAGCTTACTACGCGCACGCGTCCATGGCCGCG AGCGTGCCTCCCATGGCTGGTTGCGCCGTGCCAtctgcggcggcggaagggaagAGCAAGAGGAAGACTTCCGGTGGCCCCTCCGGCGAGGACTCCTCCGGGAG TGGCGACGGTGGGAGCGAGGATTCATCGGAGAGGAGAGATGATGCTGACGAGAAG GGTTTGTCACCTGCAAAGTGGAGAAAATTGGGTCATCCAGACATAGAAG GTGAAACATCTCAGGCTGCTGCCATGTCTGAGCAGAATCCTGTGAAGGCGGCACCGAATTTGAATATCGGGATGGATATTTGGAGCAATTCTACAATGGCCGCCATGCCCTCAGGACAGGTGGAGGTGAATGCTGGGACGCATTTGCGGCGAGACAAGGCTTTGTCTCAGATG GATGAACGAGAActgaagagggagaggagaaaacAATCTAACAGAGAGTCTGCGAGGAGATCGAGACTACGGAAGCAG gaaagacCCACATCTTTCTGTCACCCGCCAAACTATCCTGTTACTTTTTATGGCCTGACAAACGTAAGAAAATACTTGCTCAGGGAAAGTTACCAACCATCTATAAACCTTGGGTAA
- the LOC4334524 gene encoding probable protein phosphatase 2C 80, producing the protein MLAGGGSRVSGGGGGFNLASYKYKDPLLGRGGRSFLFGNTWFLLSTYPARLLHTADRRAPAAFFAAINRTPCVRTHCTGQSLLQRGIVMAACGYAFRRAELGAAKRQPEKDSSVGTRISCVVAMGSAGSTPRPEVSFRHRGVEYCKKVGVSLKCREPWGPSRAFWTNAIGPSYKLSFSVEPWLRDFSTSCVAPYSAGATEHQLSLDEAVQDKQMDNSTVGPDGKPRAPGPLKLVSGSCYLPHPAKEATGGEDGHFICVDEQAIGVADGVGGWADHGVDAGLYAKELMSNSMSAIKDEPQGTIDPSRVLEKAYTCTKARGSSTACIVALKEQGIHAVNLGDSGFIIVRDGRTVLRSPVQQHDFNFTYQLESGGGSDLPSSAQTFHFPVAPGDVIIAGTDGLFDNLYSNEISAIVVEALRTGLEPEATAKKIAALAQQKAMDRNRQSPFAAAAQEAGYRYFGGKLDDITVIVSYVTSASAT; encoded by the exons ATGCTTGCCGGCGGAGGAAGCAGAgttagcggcggcggcggcggcttcaacCTCGCCTCCTACAAGTACAAGGACCCCCTCCTCggacgcggcggccggagctTCCTGTTCGGCAACACCTGGTTCCTCCTCTCCACCTACCCGGCGCGCCTCCTCCACACAGCGGAccgccgcgcccccgccgccttCTTCGCAGCCATCAACCGGACTCCCTGCGTGCGCACGCACTGCACGGGGCAGAGCTTGCTGCAGAGGGGCATTGTTATGGCTGCCTGCGGCTATGCGTTTCGACGAGCTGAGCTGGGCGCCGCCAAGCGCCAACCTGAGAAGGATTCATCTGTAGGGACCCGAATCTCATGCGTCGTGGCCATGGGGTCGGCTGGCAGCACGCCGAGGCCAGAGGTCTCGTTTAGGCATAGAGGGGTGGAGTACTGCAAGAAGGTCGGCGTGAGCTTGAAGTGCCGCGAGCCGTGGGGACCTAGCAGAGCATTTTGGACCAATGCGATTGGGCCAAGTTACAAGTTGAGCTTCTCGGTTGAACCATGGCTTCGGGATTTCAGCACGTCTTGTGTGGCGCCATACTCTGCTGGAGCCACAGAGCATCAGTTGTCACTTGATGAGGCAGTACAGGATAAGCAGATGGACAACTCCACAGTCGGGCCTGATGG AAAACCACGTGCTCCTGGACCGCTGAAGCTGGTCTCAGGTTCTTGCTATCTGCCTCACCCTGCTAAGGAGGCAACTGGCGGTGAAGATGGCCATTTTATTTGCGTCGATGAACAGGCAATTGGCGTGGCAGATGGTGTTGGTGGCTGGGCAGATCATGGTGTTGATGCTGGACTATATGCTAAGGAGCTAATGAGTAACTCAATGAGTGCCATCAAGGATGAACCACAAGGGACCATTGATCCATCAAGGGTTTTAGAGAAGGCTTATACATGCACCAAAGCTAGGGGATCGTCAACTGCATGCATCGTCGCTCTTAAAGAGCAG GGTATCCATGCTGTAAACCTTGGAGATAGTGGCTTCATCATAGTCAGAGATGGTCGAACTGTTCTCAGATCACCTGTACAACAGCATGATTTTAATTTCACTTATCAGCTAGAGAGTGGGGGTGGCAGTGATCTTCCTAGTTCTGCTCAG ACATTCCACTTTCCAGTTGCTCCTGGCGACGTTATTATTGCTGGCACAGATGGGCTTTTCGACAATTTGTACAGCAATGAGATCAGTGCTATAGTTGTTGAGGCTCTCAGGACTGGGCTAGAACCTGAAGCCACAGCAAAGAAAATCGCTGCCCTTGCCCAGCAAAAGGCAATGGATAGGAACAGGCAATCACCCTTTGCAGCTGCTGCTCAAGAAGCTGGGTACCGATACTTTGGTGGGAAGCTGGACGATATCACAGTTATCGTATCATACGTGACAAGCGCCTCAGCTACATGA